Proteins found in one Amphiura filiformis chromosome 14, Afil_fr2py, whole genome shotgun sequence genomic segment:
- the LOC140169097 gene encoding uncharacterized protein, translating to MEVVNCLLCFILVTSLPVCFCTTYITTTSGSITNGQLAVNSGSSISLICTVNKGMNGEDGSALWDRSSIPLTYNDNLLQDADKYGITKRDSPTGNHTRYILTIRRVTLMDEGNYTCQNIKVTPPETRGVHVSVSFPPTSFRMTHNGIDVMVVTALEGESSDIVCTSIGSRPETDIWWYHRIKGGNFTRITNGVSQNATTNPDDTARFDTISTLQYINSKEFNGGELKCEVNGMEWADNVDAISYLNIQFEGTTKTNLATDELLDVPLTYTDELTAKTNLATEEVLEVSPTYTDEETANTNLATEEMLDVSPAYTVNHGQGMRSMSGLGIPIGQTKTSPSLSYSQTLPMMNNIHNIYIHHSWKSAIVVLSVLVAILFVAIIVIVFVLAAVWRRQTHGTWRVKQNALKLRAQGAQNQQDVSWISLPNISDVSGYSERDHTSEERFVEHEDESQA from the exons ATGGAGGTTGTCAACTGTCTTCTTTGTTTCATCTTAGTCACTTCTTTACCAG TATGCTTTTGTACTACATATATTACGACCACTTCCGGCAGCATCACAAACGGTCAG CTGGCTGTAAACAGCGGTTCTTCCATATCACTGATTTGCACCGTCAACAAGGGTATGAATGGTGAAGATGGCAGTGCATTGTGGGATCGCTCATCAATCCCTTTAACATATAACGATAATTTACTACAAGATGCGGATAAATATGGAATCACTAAACGAGACAGCCCTACTGGCAATCACACACGGTATATTTTGACGATCCGCCGTGTTACTTTGATGGACGAGGGTAACTACACGTGTCAGAATATAAAGGTCACTCCTCCGGAAACTCGGGGTGTACACGTTTCTGTTTCTT TTCCTCCCACGAGCTTCAGAATGACACATAATGGCATCGATGTTATGGTGGTGACGGCATTAGAAGGAGAATCATCAGATATAGTTTGCACATCTATTGGTTCCCGACCAGAGACCGATATTTGGTGGTATCATCGCATTAAGGGAGGAAATTTCACAAGGATCACTAATGGTGTGTCACAGAATGCTACAACAAATCCTGATGACACTGCTAGATTTGATACAATCAGTACTTTGCAATATATCAACAGCAAAGAGTTCAATGGTGGAGAACTGAAATGTGAAGTAAACGGAATGGAATGGGCAGATAACGTGGACGCCATTTCTTACTTAAATATACAAT TTGAAGGAACTACGAAAACAAACTTGGCAACTGATGAGCTATTAGATGTGCCGCTTACATACACCG ATGAATTAACGGCAAAAACAAACTTGGCAACCGAGGAGGTATTAGAAGTGTCGCCAACATACACAG ATGAAGAAACTGCTAATACAAACTTGGCAACCGAGGAGATGTTAGATGTGTCGCCTGCATACACAG TGAATCACGGACAAGGAATGAGGTCGATGTCAGGATTAGGGATACCGATAGGTCAGACCAAAACATCGCCATCATTGTCTTACTCACAAACTCTTCCTATGATGAATAACATTCACAATATCTACATTCATCATTCGTGGAAATCAGCTATAGTTGTTCTCAGTGTTTTGGTAGCTATTCTCTTTGTGGCAATCATAGTAATAGTGTTTGTATTGGCTGCTGTATGGCGCAG GCAAACACATGGAACATGGCGGGTAAAGCAAAACGCACTGAAATTGAGGGCGCAAGGAGCTCAAAATCAACAAGATGTTTCCTGGATATCTCTACCAAACATTTCCGACGTGAGTGGATACTCCGAGCGTGATCACACTAGCGAGGAGCGCTTTGTAGAACATGAAGATGAATCTCAAGCTTAA